In the Olleya sp. Hel_I_94 genome, one interval contains:
- a CDS encoding DUF6503 family protein: MRKILYTLSLGLFLFSCKSETKTETQTVTNEAEKAPTEKAVKETNKYPENLTKVFKAHGGLELWKSMRSLEYTQEKPDGKEVTTTDLYNRKALLTSQNYAIGFDGQKPWLLNKTDKEYKGYDPKFGYNLMFYFYTMPFILSDDGIKFSEAEALTFEGVTYPGIKISYDNGVGATPEDIYVLYYNAETFKMEWLGYTVNFVPGIDTKELHFRRYGDWQEVNGLLLPNTITGYGFKNDRPTTPKTPNVFTDVKLSTTAPDAAMFVKPEQANFVD; this comes from the coding sequence ATGAGAAAAATACTTTACACATTATCACTAGGTTTATTTTTGTTTTCATGTAAATCTGAAACAAAAACCGAAACTCAAACTGTGACAAACGAAGCAGAAAAAGCACCTACAGAAAAAGCAGTTAAAGAGACTAACAAATATCCGGAAAATTTAACTAAAGTATTTAAGGCACATGGTGGTTTGGAGCTATGGAAATCTATGCGATCTTTAGAGTATACGCAAGAGAAGCCTGATGGAAAAGAAGTTACAACTACAGATTTATACAATAGAAAAGCCTTATTAACATCTCAAAATTATGCTATTGGTTTTGATGGTCAAAAACCATGGTTATTAAATAAAACAGATAAAGAATATAAAGGTTATGATCCTAAATTTGGCTATAACTTAATGTTCTATTTTTATACTATGCCTTTTATTTTGTCTGACGACGGAATTAAATTTTCTGAAGCAGAAGCACTAACTTTTGAAGGTGTGACTTATCCAGGAATTAAAATTTCATACGATAATGGTGTAGGAGCAACACCTGAGGATATTTATGTATTATATTATAATGCTGAGACTTTTAAAATGGAATGGTTGGGTTACACAGTAAACTTTGTGCCAGGAATTGATACTAAAGAATTACATTTTAGACGTTATGGTGATTGGCAAGAAGTAAACGGTCTACTTTTGCCAAATACAATTACAGGTTATGGTTTTAAAAATGATAGGCCAACAACACCTAAAACGCCTAATGTTTTTACAGATGTAAAGTTGTCTACAACAGCACCAGATGCAGCAATGTTTGTTAAGCCAGAACAAGCTAATTTTGTAGACTAA
- a CDS encoding TrmH family RNA methyltransferase — translation MANKEISSTQNPLIKHIVLLKEKSRERKKTNTFVLEGEREIQLALNGQYAIQTILVLPEIYDITKLAELPKTIDIIEVSKEVYQKIAYRETTEGIIAIAKSKPHQLESIVFNNNNPLILIAEAPEKPGNIGAILRTADAANVDAVIIANPKTDLYNPNIVRSSVGCVFTNQIATGSTEDIITFLNKNNIAIYSAILQDAVHYHEQDYSKATAIVVGTEADGLSETWRQASKQNIKIPMQGAIDSMNVSVAAGILIFEAKRQRNFK, via the coding sequence ATGGCAAATAAAGAAATAAGTAGCACTCAAAATCCACTAATAAAACATATTGTTTTACTTAAAGAAAAATCCCGTGAACGTAAAAAAACAAATACGTTTGTTTTAGAAGGTGAACGTGAAATTCAGCTGGCTTTAAACGGACAGTATGCCATACAAACTATTTTAGTCTTACCCGAAATTTATGATATTACAAAACTTGCTGAATTACCTAAGACTATTGATATTATTGAAGTCTCAAAAGAAGTTTACCAAAAAATAGCCTATCGTGAAACTACGGAAGGTATAATCGCTATTGCCAAAAGCAAACCACATCAATTAGAATCTATTGTTTTTAACAATAACAACCCTTTAATTTTAATCGCCGAAGCACCTGAAAAACCAGGTAATATTGGTGCCATTTTACGTACTGCAGATGCTGCAAATGTAGATGCTGTAATTATTGCAAATCCAAAAACAGACTTGTACAATCCAAACATCGTACGTTCTAGCGTTGGCTGTGTTTTTACCAACCAAATTGCAACAGGTAGCACTGAAGATATTATAACTTTTTTAAACAAAAATAATATTGCTATTTACAGTGCCATTTTACAAGATGCTGTGCATTATCACGAACAAGATTATAGTAAAGCAACTGCTATTGTTGTTGGTACGGAAGCTGATGGTTTAAGTGAGACTTGGCGACAAGCGTCTAAACAAAATATAAAAATACCTATGCAAGGTGCAATAGACTCCATGAATGTGTCTGTTGCTGCTGGAATATTAATTTTTGAAGCTAAACGTCAGCGTAATTTTAAATAA
- a CDS encoding M48 family metallopeptidase yields MTATTLFYILIAILIISFIIDKILDALNAKHYNDALPYELIDVYDDAEYKKSQRYKATNYTFGLLTSTFSILLTLGFFFFDGFAYVDQLARQLTYNSILVTLIFFGIIMLGSDVLTTPFSYYKTFVIEERFGFNKTTKKTFIIDKIKGWMMTIFVGGLILGALTWFYQTTGSKFWLYAWMLITVFTVFVNLFYSRLIVPIFNKQSPLEDGSLRTAISDYANTVGFNLDKIFIIDGSKRSTKANAYFSGFGNEKRVTLYDTLVNDLNEDEIVAVLAHEIGHYKKKHIIFNLITSILLTGFTLYILSLLIGNPMLSEALGVTTPSFHIGLIAFGILYSPLSEITGLLMNWFSRKFEYQADNFAKTTYKSEPLITSLKKLSKNSLSNLTPHPAYVFMHYSHPTLLERIKNLRQ; encoded by the coding sequence ATGACTGCAACCACTTTATTTTACATTTTAATTGCCATACTAATTATAAGTTTTATAATAGATAAAATTCTGGATGCGCTTAACGCAAAACACTATAATGATGCTTTGCCTTACGAGCTAATAGATGTTTATGACGACGCAGAATACAAAAAATCACAACGTTACAAAGCGACTAACTATACATTTGGATTGCTTACCTCAACGTTTTCTATACTATTAACTTTAGGGTTTTTCTTTTTTGATGGTTTTGCATACGTAGATCAATTGGCAAGACAGTTAACCTATAATTCTATTTTAGTAACACTTATTTTTTTTGGAATAATAATGTTAGGTAGCGATGTGTTGACTACACCTTTTTCTTATTATAAAACCTTTGTTATAGAAGAACGGTTTGGGTTTAATAAAACCACAAAAAAAACCTTTATCATAGACAAAATTAAAGGTTGGATGATGACTATTTTCGTTGGTGGTTTAATATTAGGTGCTTTAACCTGGTTTTATCAAACTACAGGCTCAAAATTCTGGTTATATGCTTGGATGCTAATAACCGTATTTACGGTCTTTGTAAATCTATTTTATTCAAGACTAATCGTGCCAATATTTAATAAACAAAGTCCATTGGAAGATGGCAGTTTGCGTACTGCAATCTCTGACTATGCTAATACTGTTGGTTTTAATTTAGATAAAATTTTTATTATAGATGGCTCTAAACGTAGTACAAAAGCAAACGCTTATTTTTCCGGTTTTGGAAATGAAAAACGCGTTACACTATATGATACTTTAGTTAACGATTTAAATGAAGATGAAATTGTTGCTGTTTTAGCGCATGAGATTGGCCATTATAAAAAGAAACACATTATTTTTAATCTGATAACATCCATATTGTTAACAGGTTTTACCCTTTATATTTTATCGCTTTTAATAGGAAACCCAATGTTGAGCGAAGCCTTAGGTGTTACAACACCAAGTTTTCATATAGGACTAATTGCTTTCGGAATTTTATATTCGCCTTTATCTGAAATAACAGGTTTATTAATGAACTGGTTTTCACGCAAGTTTGAGTACCAAGCCGATAATTTCGCAAAAACCACCTATAAGTCTGAACCTTTAATTACGTCGCTTAAAAAATTATCTAAAAATAGTTTAAGTAATTTAACACCACATCCAGCGTATGTTTTTATGCATTATTCGCATCCTACTTTGCTAGAAAGAATTAAAAATTTAAGACAGTAA
- a CDS encoding DUF3810 domain-containing protein → MLKNKKLWIALLIIPMYILVKVVAKFPDTMEVVYSNGLYPFISKLFRYTLGWLPFSFGDFLYAFSIIFIFRWLILNVKRIWKDTVHWLIDVFAAVSIIFIAFHLFWGFNYYRNPLHKNLNLEDDYTTEQLVTVTKNLIEKSNSIHLEITKNDSLKVDLPFTKSEILALTPKSYEALKTDFPHLEYHPKSLKKSLFSYPLTYMGFSGYLNPLTNEAQVDDMIPVYKFPTTAAHEVAHQLGYAKENEANFIGFLATISNTNIYFKYSGYTFGLRHCLGEIFRRDPDLYYKLLPTINIGILKNYQEVRDFWNDYKNPLEPIFRSTYTSYLKANNQAKGMDSYSYVVALLVNYLEDKIL, encoded by the coding sequence ATGCTAAAAAACAAAAAACTGTGGATTGCCCTACTGATTATACCTATGTATATATTGGTGAAAGTTGTGGCTAAATTTCCGGACACAATGGAGGTTGTGTATAGTAATGGTTTATATCCTTTTATTTCTAAATTATTTAGGTATACTTTGGGTTGGTTACCTTTTAGTTTTGGCGATTTTTTATATGCTTTTAGTATAATTTTTATTTTCCGTTGGCTAATTTTAAATGTAAAACGCATCTGGAAAGATACTGTCCATTGGCTAATTGATGTGTTTGCTGCTGTTAGTATTATTTTTATAGCGTTTCATTTATTTTGGGGTTTTAATTATTACCGAAATCCTTTGCATAAAAATTTAAATTTAGAGGATGATTACACTACTGAGCAATTAGTTACTGTGACTAAAAACTTGATTGAAAAATCAAATTCTATACATCTAGAGATTACTAAAAATGATAGTTTGAAGGTCGATTTACCATTTACTAAATCCGAAATTTTAGCATTAACGCCTAAAAGTTATGAGGCTTTAAAAACTGATTTTCCGCATTTGGAATACCATCCTAAAAGTTTAAAAAAGTCATTATTTAGTTACCCATTAACTTACATGGGTTTTAGTGGTTATCTTAATCCATTAACCAATGAGGCTCAGGTGGATGATATGATTCCTGTGTACAAATTTCCGACCACTGCTGCACATGAAGTAGCACACCAATTGGGTTATGCTAAAGAAAACGAGGCTAATTTTATTGGCTTTTTAGCGACTATTAGCAATACTAATATCTACTTTAAATATTCGGGTTACACCTTTGGTTTAAGGCATTGTCTAGGTGAAATTTTTAGACGTGATCCTGATTTATATTATAAATTATTACCAACGATTAATATAGGTATTTTAAAAAACTATCAAGAGGTTAGAGACTTTTGGAATGATTACAAAAACCCGTTGGAACCAATTTTTAGATCTACTTACACGTCTTACCTAAAAGCTAACAACCAAGCCAAAGGTATGGATAGCTATAGCTATGTGGTGGCTTTATTGGTTAATTATTTGGAAGATAAAATCTTATAA
- a CDS encoding DUF6503 family protein, translating into MKQLLYTLFLGLMLFSCKSEVKKETISETDYSKETLDVTTSIYPENISKVFEAHGGLDNWNQMQSLAFTMTKPTGKEVTTVHLKSRESVITTPNHTLGFDGKDVWLDSKNKEEYQGNPKFYYNLMFYFHTMPFVLADNGINYEVAKPLSFEGVEYPGIKISYDNGVGASSDDEYVLYYNPTTFKMEWLAYTVTFNSKAKSEQWSFIKYSNWHTIEGIVLPETLTWYLVEANLPVKKRNDLQFTNVTLSKQSLAASTFAKPETAVVVE; encoded by the coding sequence ATGAAACAATTACTGTACACCTTATTTTTAGGATTAATGCTTTTTTCTTGTAAAAGTGAAGTTAAAAAAGAAACCATATCTGAAACTGATTATTCTAAAGAAACATTGGATGTAACGACTTCAATCTATCCAGAAAATATATCTAAAGTTTTTGAAGCTCATGGAGGTTTAGATAACTGGAACCAAATGCAATCTTTAGCTTTTACCATGACAAAGCCAACAGGTAAAGAAGTGACTACAGTTCATTTAAAATCTAGAGAATCTGTAATTACTACGCCAAATCACACGCTAGGTTTTGATGGTAAAGACGTTTGGTTGGATTCTAAAAATAAAGAGGAGTATCAAGGTAACCCTAAGTTTTATTATAACTTGATGTTTTATTTTCATACAATGCCATTTGTGTTAGCTGATAATGGGATTAATTATGAAGTAGCTAAACCTTTAAGCTTTGAAGGAGTGGAATATCCAGGAATAAAAATTAGTTATGATAATGGTGTAGGAGCATCTTCTGACGATGAGTATGTATTATATTATAATCCGACTACATTTAAAATGGAGTGGTTAGCTTACACTGTTACATTTAATAGTAAAGCTAAAAGCGAACAATGGTCGTTTATCAAATACAGTAATTGGCATACTATTGAAGGCATAGTATTACCAGAGACTTTAACATGGTATCTTGTTGAAGCTAATTTACCAGTTAAAAAACGAAACGATTTACAATTTACAAATGTTACTTTATCTAAGCAATCATTAGCTGCAAGTACATTTGCAAAGCCAGAAACTGCTGTTGTAGTGGAGTAG
- a CDS encoding amidohydrolase family protein: MRKFKILILTLCVSVISFAQQTPGDKQTTAITIEGATAHLGNGDVIENALIMFENGTITFVGSANTKIARKGTIIDAKGKHVYPGFIAPNSTLGLVEVDAVRATNDDDEVGIMNPHIRSLIAYNTESKVVESMRPNGVLMAQITPRGGRISGTSSVVQLDAWNWEDAAIKTDDGIHLNWPSTYSRGRWWLGEPNVLKENKNYAKEIEELTNYFAQSKAYNANKTSPKDLPFEALEGLMDGSKKLFVHVDNEKGITDAINFAKAENIKHLVIVGGYEANNVVDLLKLNNIPVLVQRTHSRPNGDDHDYDLPYKLASQLVNAGILVGLENAGDMERMNTRNLPFLAGTTVAYGLSKAQALSLITLNTAKILGVDDKVGSLEVGKDATLFISQGDALDMRTNKLDQAFIQGRNISLETHQTELYKRYSEKYKQ; this comes from the coding sequence ATGAGAAAATTTAAAATATTAATCCTAACGTTATGTGTTTCGGTAATTAGTTTTGCCCAACAAACGCCTGGAGATAAACAAACCACAGCCATTACTATTGAAGGTGCCACTGCACATTTAGGAAATGGTGACGTTATTGAAAATGCTTTAATAATGTTTGAAAACGGTACAATTACTTTTGTTGGTAGTGCCAACACAAAAATTGCAAGAAAGGGAACAATCATTGATGCTAAAGGTAAGCATGTCTATCCTGGTTTTATTGCACCAAACTCAACTTTAGGTTTGGTCGAAGTAGACGCTGTACGTGCTACCAATGATGATGACGAAGTTGGTATTATGAATCCACACATACGTAGTCTTATTGCTTATAACACCGAATCTAAAGTAGTAGAATCTATGCGACCAAATGGTGTTTTAATGGCTCAAATTACACCTCGTGGTGGACGTATTTCTGGAACATCAAGTGTTGTACAATTAGATGCTTGGAACTGGGAAGATGCTGCTATTAAAACTGATGATGGTATACATTTAAATTGGCCAAGCACCTACTCTAGAGGTCGTTGGTGGTTAGGAGAACCAAATGTTTTAAAAGAAAACAAAAATTACGCTAAAGAGATAGAAGAGCTAACCAATTACTTTGCCCAAAGTAAAGCCTATAATGCTAATAAAACATCTCCAAAAGATTTACCTTTTGAAGCTTTAGAAGGGTTAATGGATGGTAGCAAAAAGCTTTTTGTACATGTCGATAACGAGAAAGGAATTACAGATGCTATTAATTTTGCTAAAGCAGAAAACATAAAACACTTAGTTATTGTTGGTGGATATGAAGCAAATAATGTTGTTGATTTATTAAAACTAAATAACATACCTGTATTAGTACAACGTACGCACTCTAGACCAAATGGAGATGATCATGATTATGATTTACCATACAAATTAGCATCGCAATTAGTAAATGCTGGTATTTTAGTTGGATTAGAAAATGCAGGAGATATGGAACGTATGAACACTAGAAATTTACCGTTTTTAGCTGGAACTACTGTTGCTTATGGCTTATCTAAAGCACAAGCTTTAAGTTTAATTACATTAAATACAGCAAAAATATTAGGAGTTGATGATAAAGTAGGCTCATTAGAAGTAGGAAAAGACGCTACATTATTTATTAGCCAAGGTGATGCTTTGGATATGAGAACAAACAAATTGGATCAAGCCTTTATCCAAGGTCGTAACATCAGTTTAGAAACACACCAAACAGAATTGTACAAGCGTTATTCTGAGAAGTATAAACAATAG
- a CDS encoding amidohydrolase family protein, with protein sequence MIKKWAALSLLLCSYFSFAQEYVPKNDGVKTNTSNYTALTNAKIYVTPNQVIENGTLLIKDGKVVSSGAAVTIPKNAVVIDVTGKSIYPSFIDIYTDFGIKTPSSASGNNRSPQYDASREGFYWNDHIRPDQNAIDHFEFDSKKAEELRKAGFGVVTSHIDDGIIQGTGVLVTLAASGSDATRLLDDKVGQFSGTSKSKTSRQAYPTSLMGTMALLRQVNHDADWYAKGNIKERDRALEAYIANKNLVQFFDAGKKINALRFDKLGDQFGIQYVFVGGGDEYELISDIKNTNAKFILPLDFPDAYDMEDPLLAQSVSLEDLKAWNQSPANPKILAENNIQFALTTHKLKESKSLMPNILKAIEYGLDKTKALEALTTVPAGIIGKSTELGHLKSGAYANFLITSGDVFDKETTIYENWVTGIKDELVAMNTTDLRGSYTFNLDNTDYELEISGEIEKLKSKVKTSTKEYGSKISFSDNWMQLTFAAADSTKKEFVRVVTNVTNPNMLSGKLYYPNGNEGTFLANKKVKEDDKKDKDKTEDNDEVAPKIYPVTYPNMAYGMESLPKQETLLFKNVTVWTNEEDGIIKNTDVLIKNGKIAKIGTSLNAGNATVIDGTNKHLTSGIIDEHSHIATESVNEAGHNSTAEVTIEDVLDAEDVDIYRNLAGGVTSIQILHGSANPIGGRSAIIKLKWGEKADNLVYQNSPKFIKFALGENVKQANWGDNARTRFPQTRMGVEQVFTDYFQRAQEYDALKKSGKPYRKDLELETIAEILNKERFISCHSYVQSEINMLMKVAEKFNFRINTFTHILEGYKVADKMVEHGVGGSTFSDWWAYKYEVNDAIPFNAPIMHNAGVLVAINSDDAEMSRRLNQEAAKSVKYGDISEEDAWKFVTLNPAKLLHIDDRVGSIKVGKDADVVLWSDNPLSIYAKAEKTIIEGKVYFDLERDAKLRETIKKEKNELTMLMLQAKNKGLKTKPIEKKEKELLHCDSIDHQH encoded by the coding sequence ATGATTAAAAAATGGGCAGCATTAAGCCTGCTGTTGTGCAGTTATTTTTCTTTTGCACAAGAGTATGTTCCTAAAAACGATGGTGTAAAAACCAACACGTCTAATTACACAGCATTAACAAACGCTAAAATTTACGTCACTCCTAATCAAGTTATTGAAAACGGAACCTTACTTATTAAAGATGGTAAAGTTGTCTCTTCTGGAGCTGCTGTAACTATCCCAAAAAACGCTGTTGTTATTGATGTAACTGGTAAATCTATTTATCCATCCTTTATTGATATTTATACAGATTTTGGTATAAAAACACCTAGTAGCGCTTCTGGAAATAATAGAAGTCCGCAATATGACGCTAGTCGCGAAGGTTTTTATTGGAATGACCATATTAGACCTGACCAAAATGCAATAGACCATTTTGAATTTGATAGCAAAAAAGCTGAAGAATTACGTAAAGCTGGTTTTGGTGTTGTAACCTCGCATATTGATGATGGTATAATCCAAGGTACTGGTGTTTTAGTAACATTAGCAGCTTCTGGTAGTGATGCTACTAGATTATTGGACGACAAAGTTGGACAATTTTCTGGAACATCAAAAAGCAAAACTTCTAGACAGGCGTATCCAACATCATTAATGGGTACTATGGCGTTATTACGACAAGTAAACCATGATGCAGATTGGTACGCTAAAGGAAATATTAAAGAAAGAGATCGTGCTTTAGAAGCTTACATTGCTAACAAAAATCTGGTTCAGTTTTTTGATGCTGGCAAAAAAATAAATGCGTTACGTTTTGACAAATTAGGTGACCAATTTGGTATCCAATATGTATTTGTTGGTGGTGGTGATGAGTATGAGCTTATTAGTGACATTAAAAACACCAATGCTAAATTTATTTTACCATTAGACTTTCCGGATGCATATGATATGGAAGATCCACTATTGGCACAATCTGTTAGTCTTGAAGATTTAAAAGCATGGAACCAAAGTCCTGCTAATCCTAAAATTTTAGCCGAAAACAATATTCAGTTTGCATTAACAACACATAAATTAAAAGAGTCAAAATCATTAATGCCTAATATTTTAAAGGCTATTGAATATGGTTTAGATAAAACAAAAGCTTTAGAAGCTTTAACAACTGTGCCTGCCGGAATTATTGGTAAATCAACAGAGCTTGGACATTTAAAATCAGGTGCTTATGCTAACTTTTTAATAACGTCTGGTGACGTTTTTGATAAAGAAACGACTATTTATGAAAACTGGGTAACTGGTATTAAAGATGAATTAGTAGCAATGAATACTACAGATTTACGTGGTAGTTACACCTTTAATTTAGATAATACGGATTACGAGTTAGAAATTTCTGGCGAAATTGAAAAACTAAAATCTAAGGTTAAAACAAGTACTAAAGAATATGGTTCTAAAATAAGCTTTAGTGATAATTGGATGCAATTAACCTTTGCTGCTGCAGATAGTACAAAAAAAGAATTTGTTAGAGTGGTAACAAACGTGACCAACCCAAACATGTTAAGCGGTAAATTATATTACCCTAATGGTAACGAAGGGACTTTTTTAGCCAATAAAAAAGTTAAAGAAGATGACAAAAAAGACAAGGATAAAACGGAAGACAATGATGAAGTAGCTCCTAAAATTTATCCTGTAACCTATCCAAACATGGCTTACGGTATGGAAAGTTTACCTAAGCAAGAAACGTTATTGTTTAAAAACGTAACGGTTTGGACTAATGAGGAAGATGGTATTATTAAAAATACAGACGTTTTAATTAAAAACGGAAAGATTGCAAAAATCGGTACTAGTTTAAATGCTGGTAATGCGACTGTTATTGACGGAACCAACAAACATTTAACGTCTGGAATTATTGACGAGCACTCGCATATTGCAACAGAAAGTGTTAACGAAGCAGGACACAACAGTACTGCCGAAGTTACTATTGAAGATGTTTTGGATGCTGAAGATGTAGATATTTACCGCAACCTTGCTGGAGGTGTTACTAGTATTCAGATTTTACATGGATCTGCCAATCCAATTGGAGGACGATCAGCAATCATTAAATTAAAATGGGGAGAAAAAGCCGATAATTTAGTCTACCAAAACAGTCCTAAATTTATCAAATTTGCTTTAGGAGAAAATGTAAAACAAGCCAATTGGGGAGACAATGCAAGAACCCGTTTTCCGCAAACCAGAATGGGTGTTGAACAAGTGTTTACAGACTATTTCCAACGTGCACAAGAGTATGATGCTTTAAAGAAAAGCGGTAAACCTTACCGTAAAGACTTAGAGCTAGAGACTATTGCCGAAATTTTAAATAAAGAGCGTTTTATCTCTTGTCACTCTTACGTGCAAAGTGAAATTAATATGCTTATGAAGGTTGCTGAAAAATTCAACTTTAGAATCAACACATTCACACATATTTTAGAAGGATACAAAGTAGCAGACAAAATGGTAGAACATGGTGTTGGAGGATCAACATTCTCTGACTGGTGGGCTTACAAGTACGAGGTTAATGATGCTATCCCTTTTAACGCACCAATTATGCACAACGCTGGTGTTTTAGTAGCTATAAATAGTGACGATGCAGAGATGTCTAGACGTTTAAATCAAGAGGCTGCTAAATCTGTGAAATATGGAGATATTAGCGAGGAAGACGCTTGGAAGTTTGTAACCTTAAATCCTGCTAAATTATTACATATCGACGATCGCGTTGGTAGTATTAAAGTTGGAAAAGATGCAGATGTTGTGCTATGGAGTGATAACCCGTTGTCTATTTACGCTAAAGCGGAAAAAACAATCATTGAAGGAAAAGTTTATTTTGATTTAGAGCGTGATGCTAAACTTAGAGAGACTATCAAAAAGGAGAAAAATGAATTAACAATGCTAATGCTTCAAGCTAAAAACAAAGGGTTAAAAACAAAACCTATTGAGAAAAAAGAAAAAGAGCTTTTACATTGCGATTCTATTGACCACCAACACTAG
- a CDS encoding aminoacyl-histidine dipeptidase encodes MSQDVRALEPKALWNKFADLNAVPRPSKKEERVIKFMKDFGTNLGLEVIEDEVGNVIIKKPATAGMEDRVTIVMQSHLDMVHQKNADTDFDFDTQGIQMVVEGDWVKAKGTTLGADNGLGVATIMALLESTDIPHPAIEALFTIDEETGMTGAMGLKGGLLTGGILLNLDTEEDDEIGVGCAGGIDVTATRTYEQEETPEFKIGFEVKVKGLQGGHSGMQIHEGLGNANKLMNRLLFDGFENFGLRISEIDGGSLRNAIPRESRAVVAIDAIHEAAFISEMEELGNTIKTELKTMEPDLVIEVSKTETPELIMDLGVQEGLTRAIYAAVNGVYRMSADIPELVETSNNIARVIVKDGQVKIGCLTRSSVESSKMDLANTLRAAFELTGCEVELSGDYPGWTPNMDSSILKVLDNLYQKLNGEKAHIAACHAGLECGILGQNYPDMEMISFGPNIKGAHSPDECAQISSAQKYWNFVLEILKEIPKK; translated from the coding sequence ATGAGTCAAGACGTTAGAGCTTTAGAGCCAAAAGCATTATGGAATAAATTCGCAGATTTAAACGCAGTACCAAGACCTTCAAAAAAGGAGGAGCGTGTGATTAAATTCATGAAAGACTTTGGTACCAATTTAGGTTTAGAAGTTATAGAAGATGAGGTTGGAAATGTGATTATCAAAAAACCAGCAACTGCAGGAATGGAAGATCGTGTGACTATTGTAATGCAATCGCATTTAGATATGGTACACCAAAAAAATGCAGATACCGATTTTGATTTTGACACACAAGGGATTCAAATGGTAGTGGAAGGTGACTGGGTAAAAGCAAAAGGAACAACCCTTGGTGCAGATAACGGTTTAGGAGTAGCAACCATTATGGCACTTCTTGAAAGTACAGACATACCACATCCAGCAATTGAAGCCTTGTTTACAATTGACGAAGAAACTGGTATGACAGGAGCAATGGGATTAAAAGGTGGTTTGTTAACTGGCGGAATCTTGTTAAACCTAGATACGGAAGAAGATGACGAGATTGGTGTTGGTTGTGCAGGAGGTATTGATGTTACAGCAACAAGAACGTACGAGCAAGAAGAAACACCTGAATTTAAAATAGGATTTGAAGTAAAAGTAAAAGGCTTACAAGGTGGACACTCAGGTATGCAAATACACGAAGGTTTAGGTAATGCCAATAAATTAATGAACCGTTTATTATTTGATGGTTTTGAAAACTTTGGTTTACGAATCTCAGAAATTGATGGTGGAAGTTTACGTAACGCTATTCCAAGAGAAAGTAGAGCAGTAGTAGCAATAGATGCGATACACGAAGCTGCTTTTATTAGCGAAATGGAAGAGCTAGGTAACACAATTAAAACCGAACTTAAAACTATGGAGCCTGATTTGGTGATTGAAGTTTCTAAAACTGAAACTCCTGAATTAATTATGGACCTTGGTGTACAAGAAGGATTAACACGTGCTATATATGCAGCAGTAAATGGTGTGTATCGTATGAGTGCAGATATTCCTGAATTGGTAGAAACATCTAATAATATTGCACGTGTAATTGTTAAGGATGGTCAAGTAAAAATAGGATGTTTAACGCGTAGCTCTGTAGAAAGTAGTAAAATGGACTTAGCAAATACGTTGCGTGCTGCATTTGAGCTTACAGGTTGTGAGGTTGAGCTTTCTGGAGATTATCCAGGATGGACACCAAACATGGATAGCTCGATATTAAAAGTGTTAGATAATTTATACCAAAAATTAAATGGCGAAAAAGCACATATTGCTGCTTGTCACGCTGGTTTAGAATGTGGTATTTTAGGTCAAAATTATCCAGATATGGAAATGATTAGTTTTGGACCAAACATTAAAGGCGCACATAGTCCTGACGAGTGTGCGCAAATATCGTCTGCTCAAAAATACTGGAATTTTGTATTAGAGATTTTAAAGGAGATTCCTAAAAAGTAA